A window from Bufo bufo chromosome 1, aBufBuf1.1, whole genome shotgun sequence encodes these proteins:
- the LOC121003042 gene encoding uncharacterized protein LOC121003042 encodes MKNLTEKTATIIKSTKGHGVSASLKPPTSNLVHARPSANVPVAAGAAKSNNISKKSHFKPTNPKSETKLTLFQNVRSTNPKVIESVECFSRTVLEVRSDVSYASICANNVQKSQVYQNGQQFNQNNLTFNVGTRVNSTNATQSYSRVETRALVHSNCVIKENIQLLLNQHDNGLSVFQLQKLYLFQFGQPLKFRGSTTLKQLLLELKDVVKIEGVGVQLLVFPVPVESHPTNAAAIGDSDAALKGAASLFTKKDIQQEIVSNPHSSNSLKRQNEKLQDDAQLPFHYEQMNPIKGHITKVVKIDDKPSSVENVPHAHYIKSAGEELSVPATDTRFLPKYINQKPQHKVPPSAQEHHQINQSSNQDELSYLVKNAHALNVKSLGEELSVPATDTRVSPKYINEKPQHKVPPSAQEPHQINKSSNQDELSYLGKNAHALYVKSLGEELSVPTTDTRVSPNQITEKPQHKALPSAQVPHQINQSSNQEEMSYLGKNAHAFYVKSLGEELSVLATDERVSPNHNNKKPQHKAPPSVQEHHQIYKSRDQNEMYLDKNVVLKGATTKDGSSQNVPEDSSLPHFILHSSGFSFVLEQQNRSQAKESEMNLPDAVSPLTEQKIPYHSNNKLKGPEHSTQLLSNASMILQDTKPYQVSFLPIKDTDNLPLQSHNSISTMKTCGQTEPPALQPLGDFQTVNNCNIHHHPEHPPSHSRESLETKTVHVQIEKPSPIHKKHENKTKVKQEAVLSSNSEQTPSNSQIINNFNNFSNVSSNEKAVNIQPEKTLQREASVSPPTNDLDKDNAHDLNVDGTEQAALMSSDLHKADNIHTSEREQDTSTLQTKQVDEFKTAESIVQTSLLSSRPREEIVDTPKNLSQHHTISAAQSELQNNFESISEQKDMNTWQTSQAQVCCIL; translated from the exons ATGAAGAATCTGACTGAAAAGACTGCTACAATTATTAAATCTACAAAAGGCCATGGAGTTTCCGCAAGCCTTAAACCTCCGACCTCCAACCTTGTACATGCAAGACCATCTGCAAATGTTCCTGTTGCAGCAGGTGCTGCAAAGTCAAATAACATTtctaaaaaaagtcatttcaaaCCTACAAATCCAAAATCAGAAACAAAGTTAACATTGTTTCAAAATGTCAGATCCACTAATCCAAAAGTTATAGAAAGCGTGGAATGTTTCTCAAGAACTGTTCTCGAAGTAAGGTCAGATGTATCATATGCATCCATCTGTGCAAATAATGTACAAAAAAGCCAGGTGTATCAGAACGGACAACAATTTAATCAGAATAATTTAACATTCAATGTAGGAACCAGGGTTAATTCGACCAATGCGACCCAATCCtattctagagtagaaactagagCCTTAGTACATTCCAACTGCGTTATCAAAGAGAACATTCAACTGCTATTGAATCAGCATGACAATGGACTATcagttttccagttacaaaaatTATATCTATTTCAGTTTGGACAGCCACTTAAATTCAGGGGTTCAACTACACTGAAACAACTCTTGCTGGAACTAAAGGATGTGGTAAAAATAGAAGGTGTAGGGGTCCAATTGCTTGTGTTTCCAGTTCCTGTGGAAAGTCATCCGACTAACGCTGCTGCCATTGGAGACTCTG aTGCTGCACTAAAAGGAGCTGCCTCTTTATTTACCAAGAAAGACATTCAACAGGAAATTGTATCAAACCCACATTCTTCAAATTCCTTGAAAAGACAGAATGAAAAACTACAAGACGATGCACAACTACCTTTCCATTATGAGCAAATGAATCCCATAAAAGGACATATCACGAAAGTAGTGAAAATAGACGACAAACCATCGAGTGTTGAAAATGTACCCCATGCACATTACATCAAATCAGCTGGAGAAGAGCTGTCTGTTCCAGCAACTGATACAAGATTTTTACCAAAATATATTAATCAAAAACCTCAACACAAGGTGCCTCCATCTGCACAAGAGCACCATCAAATAAACCAGAGCAGTAATCAAGATGAACTTTCATATTTAGTTAAGAATGCACATGCCCTTAATGTCAAATCTCTTGGAGAAGAGCTGTCTGTTCCCGCAACTGATACAAGAGTTTCACCAAAATATATTAATGAAAAACCTCAACACAAGGTGCCTCCATCTGCACAAGAGCCCCATCAAATAAACAAAAGCAGTAATCAAGACGAACTTTCATATTTAGGTAAGAATGCACATGCCCTTTACGTCAAATCTCTTGGAGAAGAGCTGTCTGTCCCAACAACTGATACAAGAGTTTCACCAAACCAGATTACTGAAAAACCTCAACACAAAGCTCTTCCATCTGCACAAGTGCCCCATCAAATAAACCAGAGCAGTAATCAAGAGGAAATGTCCTATTTAGGTAAAAATGCACATGCCTTTTACGTCAAATCTCTTGGAGAAGAGCTTTCAGTTCTCGCAACTGATGAAAGAGTTTCACCAaaccataataataaaaaacctcAACACAAAGCACCTCCATCTGTACAAGAACACCATCAAATATACAAGAGCAGAGATCAAAATGAAATGTATTTAGATAAAAATGTAGTCCTTAAAGGAGCAACTACCAAAGATGGATCTTCACAAAATGTACCTGAAGATTCCAGTTTACCCCACTTCATTTTACATTCTTCAGGTTTTTCATTTGTATTAGAACAACAGAATAGATCTCAGGCCAAAGAGAGTGAAATGAATTTACCTGATGCTGTAAGTCCTCTTACTGAGCAAAAGATTCCATATCATAGCAACAACAAGTTAAAGGGTCCAGAACATTCAACACAATTGCTATCTAATGCAAGTATGATATTGCAGGACACAAAACCATATCAAGTATCGTTTCTTCCAATAAAGGACACCGATAACTTACCTTTGCAGTCACACAACTCGATAAGCACAATGAAAACCTGTGGGCAAACAGAACCTCCAGCTTTGCAACCATTGGGTGACTTCCAAACAGTAAATAATTGCAACATCCACCATCATCCAGAACATCCACCATCACACTCAAGAGAGAGTCTTGAAACTAAAACTGTCCATGTACAAATAGAAAAGCCATCTCCAATACACAAGAAACATGAAAACAAAACAAAGGTCAAGCAAGAAGCAGTTTTATCTTCAAATTCAGAACAAACACCTTCCAATTCCCAGATAATTAATAATTTTAACAATTTTTCAAATGTATCCTCAAATGAAAAGGCGGTAAATATTCAACCTGAAAAAACATTACAACGGGAAGCAAGTGTTTCTCCACCCACAAATGACCTGGATAAAGACAATGCTCATGATCtaaatgtggatggcactgagcaAGCTGCACTAATGTCATCTGATCTGCACAAAGCAGATAATATACATACCAGCGAAAGAGAGCAAGACACATCCACTCTTCAGACAAAGCAGGTTGATGAATTTAAAACTGCTGAAAGTATTGTTCAAACCAGTCTTTTATCTTCAAGACCAAGAGAAGAAATTGTAGATACCCCAAAAAACCTATCCCAGCACCATACTATTTCAGCTGCACAAAGTGAACTTCAAAACAATTTCGAAAGTATTTCAGAGCAGAAAGATATGAATACGTGGCAAACAAGTCAGGCACAGGTCTGCTGTATATTATAA
- the LOC120999741 gene encoding uncharacterized protein LOC120999741 encodes MVCCINSKKGDNQTVDNLSQAPRSHQAVLEAPGSESQSEPHGSQALAESQALSEAHGSEQMSAEMEVIIQADNQEATEQDPPLQPSVVIEERPEEIPRPEQVTPVAANAPVCRFSGRRQQQNDPGVDLRTQVDTMVMEYLTRNRSEAKVETLLKGLGYLLRRVPEERHAQCISAMTQVLDRFAVPQEPHHLEEYLNTSRREQFNLPSRHRPDPPIVQAPGPFMRELYDL; translated from the exons ATGGTCTGCTGCATCAACAGCAAAAAAGGCGACAATCA AACCGTGGACAATCTTTCTCAAGCTCCAAGATCTCATCAAGCAGTGTTAGAAGCTCCGGGATCTGAATCTCAGTCAGAACCTCATGGATCACAAGCTCTTGCAgaatctcaagctctgtcagaagCACACGGATCCGAACAAATGTCTGCCGAGATGGAGGTAATAATTCAAGCGGATAACCAGGAGGCTACAGAACAAGATCCACCACTGCAGCCTTCTGTAGTAATTGAGGAAAGACCAGAAGAAATTCCTCGTCCAGAACAAGTAACTCCTGTAGCAGCTAATGCTCCAGTGTGTCGTTTTTCTGGTAGACGTCAGCAACAGAATGATCCCGGTGTAGATCTGCGAACCCAGGTGGATACAATGGTGATGGAATATCTAACCCGGAATCGCTCTGAAGCAAAAGTGGAAACTTTGTTAAAAGGCCTAGGTTACCTCTTGCGTCGTGTGCCAGAAGAACGACATGCACAGTGCATTTCTGCTATGACTCAAGTTCTTGATCGGTTCGCTGTCCCCCAAGAGCCACATCACCTGGAAGAATATCTAAATACATCTCGAAGAGAACAGTTTAATCTTCCTTCCCGTCATCGCCCTGATCCCCCAATTGTGCAAGCACCGGGCCCTTTTATGAGGGAATTGTATgacctttaa